From Enterococcus mundtii, the proteins below share one genomic window:
- the carB gene encoding carbamoyl-phosphate synthase large subunit has translation MPKRTDINKIMVIGSGPIIIGQAAEFDYAGTQACLALKEEGYEVVLVNSNPATIMTDKEIADQVYLEPITLEFVSRILRKERPDAILPTLGGQTGLNMAMELAESGILDELGIELLGTKLSAIDQAEDRDLFKKLMEELNQPIPESEIVTTVEEAVAFANKIGYPIIVRPAFTLGGTGGGMCENEAELRQIAENGLSLSPVTQCLIERSIAGFKEIEYEVMRDSADNAIVVCNMENFDPVGIHTGDSIVFAPSQTLADHEYQMLRDASLSIIRALKIEGGCNVQLALDPHSFNYYVIEVNPRVSRSSALASKATGYPIAKLAAKIALGLTLDEMKNPVTGTTFAEFEPALDYVVAKIPRWPFDKFENGERVLGTQMKATGEVMAIGRNIEESLLKAVRSLEIGAHHLELPELKTVSEERLMEKIVRAQDDRLFYLAEAIRRGYPIQELADLTKIDLFFLDKLLHIVELEAELSEQPNQLDLLLTVKQNGFTDRKIAELWKTTTEAIRQLRTEKNIQPVYKMVDTCAAEFESHTPYFYSTYEIENESHRSEKPSVLVLGSGPIRIGQGVEFDYATVHSVKAIQQAGYEAIIMNSNPETVSTDFSISDKLYFEPLTFEDVMNVIELEQPIGVIVQFGGQTAINLAEPLAKAGVKILGTTIEDLDRAENRDLFEQALQELGVPQPLGDTATSKEEAVAVANKIGYPVLVRPSYVLGGRAMEIVENQRDLEDYMEHAVKASPEHPVLVDRYLIGSECEVDAICDGETVLIPGIMEHIERAGVHSGDSMAVYPPQALSEEIKQTIEDYTIRLARGLNCIGMMNIQFVIHDNQVYVIEVNPRASRTVPFLSKVTNIPMAQIATKAILGEKLKDLGYEDGLYPETANVHVKAPVFSFTKLHKVDTYLGPEMKSTGEVMGSDQNLDKALYKAFEASGLRLPDYGAVLFTIADETKEEALGLAKRFAEIGYSLLATKNTAAFFEQHGLVVTPVAKISEETKEKNVVDLIRAGKAQVVVNTIDKDRGNASKDGFIIRREAVEHGTPLFTSLDTADAIVRVMESRAFSTQAI, from the coding sequence ATGCCAAAACGCACAGATATCAATAAAATCATGGTGATCGGTTCTGGTCCGATCATCATTGGTCAAGCCGCTGAGTTTGACTATGCAGGCACACAGGCTTGTCTTGCTTTAAAAGAAGAAGGCTACGAAGTCGTCTTAGTCAACTCCAATCCAGCAACGATCATGACCGATAAAGAAATCGCCGATCAAGTCTACCTAGAACCAATCACATTAGAATTTGTCTCACGAATTTTGCGAAAAGAACGTCCTGATGCGATCTTACCGACATTAGGTGGGCAAACAGGTTTGAATATGGCGATGGAATTAGCTGAATCAGGAATCTTGGACGAATTAGGCATCGAATTATTAGGGACAAAATTAAGTGCGATCGACCAAGCAGAAGATCGTGACTTGTTCAAAAAGTTGATGGAAGAATTAAATCAACCGATCCCAGAATCAGAAATCGTGACAACGGTGGAAGAAGCAGTTGCCTTTGCCAATAAAATCGGTTATCCGATCATCGTTCGACCAGCCTTCACATTAGGGGGGACTGGTGGTGGTATGTGTGAGAATGAAGCCGAACTACGCCAAATCGCGGAAAATGGCTTGAGCTTGTCGCCTGTCACACAATGTTTGATTGAACGTAGTATTGCAGGCTTCAAAGAAATCGAATATGAAGTGATGCGCGACTCTGCCGATAATGCCATCGTCGTCTGCAACATGGAAAATTTCGATCCAGTCGGTATCCATACAGGGGATTCGATCGTCTTTGCACCAAGTCAAACATTAGCAGACCATGAATATCAAATGTTAAGAGATGCATCACTATCGATTATCCGTGCATTGAAAATCGAAGGTGGCTGTAACGTTCAGTTAGCATTAGATCCTCATAGTTTCAACTACTATGTCATCGAAGTGAACCCTCGTGTTTCACGCTCCTCTGCTTTAGCAAGTAAAGCGACCGGCTATCCGATCGCAAAATTAGCAGCTAAAATCGCGTTAGGCTTGACCTTGGATGAAATGAAAAATCCAGTAACAGGAACGACTTTTGCTGAATTTGAACCCGCATTGGACTATGTAGTAGCCAAGATTCCACGTTGGCCTTTCGACAAATTCGAAAACGGTGAACGTGTCTTAGGCACGCAAATGAAAGCAACCGGCGAAGTGATGGCGATTGGTCGTAACATCGAAGAATCTTTATTAAAAGCGGTTCGTTCATTAGAAATCGGGGCACACCACCTTGAATTGCCTGAACTGAAGACAGTCAGTGAAGAACGTTTGATGGAGAAAATCGTTCGGGCACAAGATGATCGTTTATTCTACTTAGCCGAAGCAATCCGTCGTGGCTATCCGATCCAAGAGTTGGCAGACTTGACGAAAATCGATTTATTCTTCTTGGATAAATTGTTGCACATCGTTGAATTAGAAGCCGAGCTTTCGGAACAACCGAATCAGTTGGATCTACTTCTTACTGTGAAACAAAATGGCTTCACAGATCGAAAAATTGCGGAATTGTGGAAAACGACGACGGAAGCGATTCGCCAATTACGTACAGAAAAGAACATTCAGCCTGTTTACAAAATGGTCGATACGTGTGCTGCCGAATTTGAATCCCACACACCTTACTTCTATAGTACGTATGAAATCGAAAATGAAAGCCATCGTTCAGAAAAACCGTCTGTTCTAGTACTTGGTTCTGGACCGATCCGTATCGGACAAGGGGTAGAATTTGACTATGCGACAGTTCATTCAGTGAAAGCCATTCAACAAGCAGGCTATGAAGCAATCATCATGAATAGTAATCCTGAAACCGTTTCGACAGATTTCTCGATTTCTGATAAACTTTACTTTGAGCCTTTGACTTTTGAAGATGTGATGAATGTCATCGAGTTGGAACAACCAATCGGTGTCATCGTCCAATTTGGAGGACAAACAGCGATCAATCTAGCTGAACCATTAGCAAAAGCAGGTGTAAAAATCCTAGGAACAACGATCGAAGACCTTGATCGTGCGGAGAACCGTGATCTATTCGAACAAGCGTTACAAGAATTAGGGGTGCCTCAGCCGCTAGGAGATACTGCGACAAGTAAAGAAGAAGCTGTGGCAGTCGCAAACAAAATCGGTTATCCAGTGCTCGTTCGTCCAAGCTATGTCTTGGGAGGTCGGGCAATGGAGATCGTCGAGAATCAACGTGACTTAGAAGATTATATGGAACATGCGGTGAAAGCTTCACCAGAACATCCAGTCTTAGTCGACCGTTACTTGATCGGTAGTGAGTGCGAAGTCGATGCGATCTGTGATGGTGAAACCGTCTTGATCCCAGGAATCATGGAACACATTGAACGTGCAGGTGTCCATTCAGGCGATTCGATGGCGGTTTATCCACCACAAGCGCTGTCAGAGGAAATCAAGCAAACAATCGAAGATTACACGATCCGTTTAGCACGAGGGTTGAATTGTATCGGGATGATGAACATCCAATTCGTGATCCACGACAACCAAGTATATGTTATCGAAGTGAACCCACGTGCGAGTCGAACGGTTCCTTTCTTGAGCAAAGTGACGAATATCCCGATGGCACAGATCGCGACAAAAGCCATCTTAGGAGAAAAATTGAAAGACTTAGGCTATGAAGATGGCTTGTACCCTGAAACTGCCAACGTCCATGTCAAAGCGCCAGTCTTCTCATTTACGAAGTTGCATAAAGTGGACACTTATTTAGGACCAGAGATGAAATCGACAGGTGAAGTCATGGGTTCGGATCAAAACTTAGACAAAGCGCTGTATAAAGCGTTCGAAGCATCTGGTTTACGCTTGCCTGATTATGGGGCTGTCTTGTTTACGATCGCCGATGAAACGAAAGAAGAAGCTTTAGGTCTAGCAAAACGCTTTGCAGAAATCGGCTATAGCTTATTGGCAACGAAAAATACTGCAGCGTTCTTTGAACAACACGGACTTGTGGTGACCCCAGTGGCTAAAATTTCTGAAGAAACAAAAGAGAAAAATGTCGTTGACCTGATTCGTGCTGGCAAAGCACAAGTGGTCGTCAATACCATTGATAAAGATCGTGGGAATGCGTCAAAAGATGGTTTTATCATTCGACGTGAAGCAGTAGAGCATGGCACGCCATTGTTTACCTCCCTTGATACCGCGGATGCGATCGTCCGCGTGATGGAATCCCGAGCATTTTCAACACAAGCAATCTAA
- a CDS encoding dihydroorotate dehydrogenase electron transfer subunit — translation MKQEVMKIVHQRQLAPRIYEMTLTGELVQEMTRPGQFLHIRVPRADLLLRRPISINQIDQSQKTCRIIYRVEGDGTKHFAELTAGDSLDVLGPLGNGFDLSGLTKEDEVFIVGGGIGVPPLYELSKQLKERGVKAIHFLGFASQEVMYYEEEFLKLGDTRIATDDGTYGLHGNVGNLLLAAKDKPAAVFACGSNGLLKTVEQLFAGHPNVQLSLESRMACGVGACYACVCHVPDDETGTKSLKVCDEGPIFQAGEVIL, via the coding sequence ATGAAACAAGAAGTAATGAAAATCGTTCACCAACGGCAACTAGCACCACGAATCTATGAAATGACACTGACTGGGGAATTAGTCCAAGAAATGACACGCCCTGGACAATTCCTTCATATTCGCGTACCCCGAGCAGATTTGTTGTTGCGCCGACCAATCAGTATCAACCAGATCGATCAATCACAAAAAACTTGTCGTATCATCTACCGTGTAGAAGGAGACGGAACAAAGCATTTCGCAGAATTGACTGCTGGTGATTCTTTAGACGTCTTAGGACCTTTAGGGAATGGCTTCGATCTTTCAGGATTAACAAAAGAAGATGAGGTCTTCATTGTCGGTGGAGGGATTGGTGTTCCTCCTTTATACGAACTATCGAAACAGCTGAAGGAACGAGGCGTCAAAGCGATTCACTTTCTAGGCTTTGCTTCACAAGAAGTAATGTATTATGAAGAAGAATTTCTAAAACTAGGTGATACAAGGATCGCAACCGATGACGGCACTTATGGACTGCATGGGAATGTCGGTAATCTATTGCTTGCGGCAAAAGATAAGCCTGCTGCTGTTTTTGCATGCGGTTCAAATGGATTACTAAAGACAGTGGAACAGCTTTTCGCCGGTCACCCTAACGTCCAACTGTCATTAGAGTCTCGCATGGCCTGTGGTGTCGGTGCATGTTACGCATGTGTCTGTCATGTCCCAGACGATGAAACAGGAACGAAAAGCTTGAAAGTCTGTGATGAAGGACCGATTTTCCAAGCAGGAGAGGTGATTTTATGA
- a CDS encoding dihydroorotate dehydrogenase: protein MSNPLAVKLPGLNLKNPIMPASGCFGFGKEYGKYYDLNQLGAIMVKATTPKARFGNPTPRVAETPSGMLNAIGLQNPGMEVVMEKSLPELATYKDLPIIANVAGACEEDYVEVCGKIGDAPNVHAIELNISCPNVKHGGIAFGTDPDVAFQLTQAVKKVANVPVYVKLSPNVTDIVPVAQAIEAGGADGFTMINTLLGMRIDLKTRKPILANQTGGLSGPAIKPVAIRLIHQVAGVSNLPIIGMGGVQTVDDVLEMYMAGASAVAVGTANFTDPYICPKLIADLPARMSELGIESLEQLIKEVKEGRNQ, encoded by the coding sequence ATGAGTAACCCTTTAGCAGTTAAACTTCCAGGCCTAAACTTGAAGAATCCGATCATGCCAGCAAGTGGTTGCTTTGGATTTGGCAAAGAATATGGCAAATACTACGATTTGAACCAACTTGGCGCGATTATGGTCAAGGCGACGACACCTAAAGCGCGCTTTGGTAATCCCACGCCGCGAGTAGCAGAAACACCTTCTGGTATGCTCAACGCGATCGGATTGCAAAATCCTGGAATGGAAGTGGTCATGGAAAAATCGCTACCTGAATTAGCCACCTATAAAGATTTGCCGATCATAGCAAATGTCGCTGGCGCGTGTGAAGAAGACTATGTTGAAGTCTGTGGCAAGATCGGTGATGCACCGAATGTCCATGCCATCGAACTTAATATCTCGTGTCCAAATGTCAAACACGGCGGAATTGCTTTTGGTACTGACCCAGATGTGGCGTTCCAACTGACACAAGCGGTGAAAAAAGTGGCGAATGTCCCTGTCTATGTCAAATTATCTCCTAATGTTACGGATATCGTTCCAGTGGCACAGGCTATTGAAGCTGGCGGCGCCGATGGGTTTACGATGATCAATACCTTGCTGGGGATGCGTATCGATCTGAAAACTAGAAAACCGATTCTTGCCAATCAAACAGGCGGTCTCTCAGGGCCAGCGATCAAACCGGTGGCTATTCGTTTGATCCATCAAGTGGCAGGTGTCTCTAACTTGCCGATCATTGGGATGGGCGGTGTGCAAACCGTTGATGATGTACTGGAGATGTATATGGCAGGTGCAAGTGCAGTTGCTGTTGGGACAGCCAACTTTACCGACCCTTATATCTGTCCAAAACTGATTGCAGACCTACCAGCGAGAATGAGCGAGTTAGGCATTGAGTCTTTAGAGCAATTGATCAAAGAAGTGAAAGAAGGTAGAAATCAATGA
- the pyrF gene encoding orotidine-5'-phosphate decarboxylase yields the protein MNQRPIIALDFSSWQEVETFMQRFPEDEKLFVKIGMELFYQEGPIIVRWLKDAGHDVFLDLKLHDIPNTVEKAMRGLAKLGVDITCVHAAGGIRMMEAAMRGLTDGTPEGKKRPLLLAITQLTSTSEEEMHHDQLIEVPLEESVIHYAACAKEAGLDGVVSSALEVASIKAKTGDTFTCLTPGIRPEGTVAGDQTRIVTPARAKEIGSTFIVVGRPITQAEDPYQAYQTIKAEWSR from the coding sequence ATGAATCAACGACCAATTATTGCTTTAGATTTTTCATCTTGGCAAGAAGTAGAAACCTTTATGCAACGTTTCCCAGAAGACGAAAAGTTATTCGTTAAAATCGGTATGGAGCTCTTTTATCAAGAAGGACCAATCATCGTTCGTTGGTTAAAAGACGCGGGACATGATGTTTTCTTAGATTTGAAATTACATGATATCCCGAATACCGTGGAAAAAGCGATGCGTGGCTTAGCAAAATTAGGCGTAGACATCACTTGTGTCCATGCTGCCGGCGGTATCCGTATGATGGAAGCGGCGATGCGTGGTTTGACAGATGGCACACCCGAAGGTAAGAAACGACCTTTACTTTTAGCAATCACGCAACTGACTTCAACGAGCGAAGAAGAGATGCACCATGATCAACTGATCGAAGTGCCCTTAGAAGAAAGTGTGATCCACTACGCAGCTTGTGCAAAAGAAGCAGGTTTAGATGGGGTCGTATCTTCAGCACTTGAAGTAGCATCGATCAAAGCAAAAACAGGTGACACATTTACGTGTCTAACCCCTGGCATCCGACCAGAAGGAACAGTTGCTGGTGACCAAACCAGAATCGTGACACCAGCCCGCGCAAAAGAAATCGGCTCAACCTTTATCGTTGTCGGACGACCGATCACACAAGCAGAAGATCCTTATCAAGCCTATCAAACAATCAAAGCAGAATGGAGTCGTTGA
- the pyrE gene encoding orotate phosphoribosyltransferase produces MNIEQTIAKDLLEIEAVFLSPNQPFTWASGIKSPIYCDNRITMSYPKVRKEIAQGLAEKIKQEFPEVEVIAGTATAGIPHAAWVAEILDLPMVYIRSKAKAHGKGNQIEGRIFEGQKMVVIEDLISTGGSVLEAAEAAKREGADVLGVAAIFTYELPKGKANFEAAGLPLVTLTNYSVLIEFALENKTIDETELALLKEWKKDPENWVTD; encoded by the coding sequence ATGAATATCGAACAAACTATTGCGAAAGACCTTTTAGAAATCGAAGCTGTTTTCTTAAGCCCCAATCAACCATTTACTTGGGCAAGTGGCATCAAAAGCCCCATCTATTGTGACAATCGCATCACGATGAGTTACCCAAAAGTCAGAAAAGAAATCGCTCAAGGATTAGCTGAAAAAATCAAGCAAGAATTTCCAGAAGTCGAAGTGATTGCTGGAACAGCAACTGCAGGAATCCCTCATGCAGCTTGGGTAGCTGAGATCTTAGACTTACCAATGGTCTATATTCGCAGCAAAGCGAAAGCTCATGGCAAAGGGAACCAAATCGAAGGACGGATCTTCGAAGGACAAAAAATGGTGGTCATTGAAGATTTGATCTCAACAGGTGGAAGTGTGCTAGAAGCCGCTGAAGCAGCAAAACGAGAAGGGGCGGATGTTTTAGGTGTTGCAGCTATCTTTACTTACGAGTTGCCAAAAGGAAAAGCTAACTTTGAAGCAGCGGGTCTGCCATTGGTTACTTTGACGAATTATTCTGTGCTGATCGAATTTGCTTTAGAAAACAAAACCATCGACGAAACAGAATTAGCTTTACTAAAAGAATGGAAAAAAGATCCTGAGAATTGGGTAACGGATTAA
- a CDS encoding YfbR-like 5'-deoxynucleotidase: MGLNEFILGLNNLERITRAPGFFKHTEHTVAAHSYRVASIAQVLGDIEELHGQPIDWKLLYEKALNHDYTERFIGDIKTPVKYASKELRGMLQTVEEKMTDEFINQEIPEALQDVYRRRLFEGKDDTVEGELLAVSDKIDLLYESFDEISKNNPEKVYKEMFIEAVTTIKGFDHRPSVQYFFKEIFPELLNQEFYGKEDFLAAVSNIVKKEKE; this comes from the coding sequence ATGGGATTGAATGAATTTATTTTAGGACTAAATAACTTAGAAAGAATCACACGGGCGCCAGGTTTCTTCAAACATACTGAACATACTGTTGCTGCTCATTCCTATCGTGTGGCTTCAATTGCGCAAGTCTTAGGTGATATTGAAGAACTCCATGGGCAACCAATCGATTGGAAACTCTTGTATGAAAAAGCTTTGAACCATGATTACACGGAACGTTTTATCGGCGACATCAAAACTCCAGTAAAATATGCAAGTAAAGAATTGCGAGGGATGCTACAGACCGTCGAAGAAAAAATGACGGATGAGTTTATCAATCAAGAAATTCCCGAAGCATTACAAGACGTCTATCGTCGCCGCTTGTTCGAAGGAAAAGACGATACGGTCGAAGGCGAATTGCTAGCTGTATCAGATAAAATCGATTTGTTGTATGAATCATTTGATGAGATCAGTAAAAATAATCCGGAAAAAGTCTATAAAGAGATGTTTATTGAGGCGGTCACAACGATCAAAGGCTTTGACCATCGACCGTCCGTCCAATATTTTTTCAAGGAGATCTTTCCGGAGTTGCTCAATCAAGAATTCTATGGAAAAGAGGATTTCTTAGCAGCTGTTTCAAATATTGTCAAAAAAGAAAAAGAATAG
- a CDS encoding carbonic anhydrase family protein: MKKNMDVEWGYSGERGPEHWAELCDWFAKGAEFELQSPIPLVTCEKSSDTKETLSFHYQKQRFTDKEFKNTIHLVPYDQISYVLFNEETYYLTDIHFHMPSEHVINGKQEDIEFHFVHTNERQENLVVGAMYHLSNDKGWLYDRQNGDKWDLDAHEHWTDASVFFPEQKSHYHYVGSLTTPPTSGPIQWFVMDQVGQLNRDFLIPFKGQYAQPNNRPLQPVKERKIYYYKGTK; this comes from the coding sequence TTGAAGAAGAATATGGATGTTGAGTGGGGTTATTCTGGTGAAAGAGGACCGGAACATTGGGCAGAGTTGTGCGATTGGTTTGCAAAAGGAGCCGAATTTGAGTTGCAATCGCCCATTCCTCTAGTTACATGTGAAAAAAGCAGTGACACGAAAGAAACACTGTCTTTTCACTATCAGAAGCAACGCTTCACGGATAAGGAGTTCAAGAACACGATCCATCTTGTGCCATACGATCAAATTAGTTACGTTCTTTTCAATGAAGAGACATACTATTTGACCGACATCCATTTTCACATGCCGTCAGAACACGTCATCAATGGGAAACAAGAAGATATCGAGTTTCACTTTGTCCATACGAACGAACGACAAGAAAACTTAGTGGTTGGTGCGATGTACCATCTATCAAATGATAAGGGTTGGTTATATGATCGCCAAAATGGCGACAAATGGGACCTTGATGCACATGAACATTGGACCGATGCCTCTGTCTTTTTCCCTGAGCAGAAAAGTCATTATCATTACGTTGGTTCATTGACCACTCCCCCAACGAGTGGACCGATCCAATGGTTCGTCATGGATCAAGTCGGTCAATTGAATCGTGATTTTCTGATCCCATTCAAAGGACAATATGCGCAGCCAAATAATCGTCCATTACAACCAGTAAAGGAACGAAAAATTTATTATTACAAGGGGACGAAATGA
- a CDS encoding LysR family transcriptional regulator, translating to MNIQQLKYVTAVANNGSFREAAKKLFVSQPSLSAAIKELENELSITLFTRTNRGAYLTEEGQAFLKRAERILVQLDSLENYYQKSEKRESFSIASQHYDFLGPLTAQLIETFKAEVKQFRIMETTTANVIEEVQQQQSELGILYMNDHNRTGIKRYLEQGELIAQSLGTFKTHIFLRQRHPLAQQEEIKVEELAAFPQVRFTQDGNNFPYFYEDLIEIPEQESVIYTSDRGTLMNIVLETDAYASGSGIVIGEIKEYLRLIPLADSPMNELYVIYSGKQPLSDIAKKFITSIQQVMKQMK from the coding sequence ATGAACATCCAACAATTGAAATATGTCACTGCGGTAGCGAATAATGGAAGTTTTCGAGAAGCAGCAAAAAAATTGTTTGTTTCTCAACCAAGCCTTTCTGCAGCGATCAAAGAATTGGAAAACGAATTAAGTATCACTTTATTTACCCGCACGAATCGAGGTGCCTATCTAACAGAAGAAGGTCAAGCCTTTTTAAAACGGGCGGAACGGATTTTAGTACAATTAGATTCTTTGGAAAACTATTACCAGAAAAGTGAAAAGCGAGAAAGCTTTTCGATTGCTTCACAACACTATGATTTTTTAGGGCCATTGACTGCGCAACTGATCGAGACCTTTAAAGCAGAAGTGAAGCAGTTTCGGATCATGGAAACGACGACAGCAAACGTGATCGAAGAAGTCCAACAGCAGCAAAGCGAGTTAGGTATCCTTTATATGAATGACCATAATCGCACAGGAATCAAGCGTTACTTAGAACAAGGGGAATTGATCGCGCAGTCTTTAGGAACATTTAAGACCCATATCTTTCTTAGACAGCGCCATCCACTTGCCCAGCAAGAAGAAATAAAGGTAGAAGAGCTAGCAGCATTTCCGCAAGTTCGGTTTACACAAGATGGCAATAATTTCCCTTACTTTTATGAAGATCTAATTGAGATCCCTGAACAAGAATCGGTGATCTATACGAGTGATCGTGGCACATTGATGAACATTGTGTTAGAAACAGATGCTTACGCTTCAGGTTCTGGCATCGTGATCGGGGAGATCAAAGAATATTTACGCTTGATTCCATTAGCTGATAGTCCGATGAATGAGTTATATGTCATTTATTCTGGAAAGCAGCCATTAAGTGATATCGCCAAGAAGTTTATCACAAGTATCCAACAGGTGATGAAACAGATGAAGTGA
- a CDS encoding ETX/MTX2 family pore-forming toxin: protein MKKVIKLMLGVVGATSVGLFKGESVACADDSLPQIGEGYLKSVNQSTIDRMSTMAYALSYQMYQWGDIGVNERLTGNEYNPKNVSSQSYSVGVNSDMGTKQTSKTVNTSVFHNQTNQDQTFTTPSYTETYIDSLTTSTTHSAGISTSASTEISVPMFGSASMGLELSYNFSTTTSHTRETQKGWTVPGQAINVRPGHTVEVNWVFYTGEATGTVDLQERIRADIPYKKDSAGRIHTYGLGTVVGDRQVLSDSYWDRYITESRNNWKKVDANVAGQKIGAGTYRVDYGSGFVLEAFDRTTGTKEIIATGYRI from the coding sequence ATGAAAAAAGTAATAAAATTAATGTTAGGAGTAGTTGGAGCGACGAGTGTAGGACTATTTAAAGGGGAGTCGGTTGCTTGTGCGGATGATTCGCTTCCACAAATCGGAGAAGGGTATTTGAAATCGGTCAATCAAAGCACGATCGATCGCATGAGTACGATGGCCTATGCTTTGTCCTACCAAATGTATCAATGGGGAGATATTGGTGTGAATGAAAGACTCACTGGCAATGAATACAATCCAAAAAATGTGTCCAGTCAATCCTATTCAGTAGGAGTCAATAGTGATATGGGAACGAAACAAACGTCAAAAACTGTGAATACAAGTGTTTTTCATAATCAAACAAATCAAGATCAAACGTTTACCACACCTTCTTATACCGAAACTTATATAGATTCGCTTACGACATCAACCACACATTCTGCAGGTATTTCTACATCAGCGAGTACTGAAATCAGCGTACCAATGTTTGGTTCGGCAAGTATGGGTCTTGAATTAAGTTACAATTTTAGTACAACCACTTCACATACTCGGGAAACACAAAAAGGCTGGACTGTTCCTGGTCAAGCCATCAATGTTCGACCGGGACATACAGTCGAAGTCAATTGGGTATTTTATACGGGTGAAGCAACAGGAACGGTTGATTTACAAGAACGCATCCGAGCAGATATCCCGTATAAAAAAGATTCTGCTGGGCGTATCCATACATACGGACTTGGAACGGTAGTTGGCGACCGTCAAGTGCTGTCAGATAGTTATTGGGATCGCTATATCACAGAAAGTCGTAATAACTGGAAGAAAGTCGATGCAAATGTGGCAGGACAAAAAATTGGTGCTGGTACCTATCGTGTCGATTATGGTTCAGGATTTGTCTTAGAAGCCTTCGATCGAACGACTGGCACAAAAGAAATCATTGCGACAGGCTATCGAATTTAA